A region from the Agrobacterium cucumeris genome encodes:
- the cobW gene encoding cobalamin biosynthesis protein CobW, translated as MSTLLDRVPCTIVTGFLGAGKTTLLRGLLEKLDGKRLAIIVNEFGDIGIDGEILKGCGIESCPEENIVELANGCICCTVADDFQPAIEQILSRQPKVEHILIETSGLALPKPLVQAFQWPAIKSRVTVDAVVAVVDGAALAEGQVAHDMEALAAQRANDEALDHDDPVEEVFEDQVACADLIVLTKADLLDDAGLEKAKAHVLEHLPRAAKIVVASNGAIDPAVLIGLGLAVEEDIENRRTHHDGAFDHEHDDFDSFVIDLPAVSDPEALAARIAETAAAENVLRIKGFIEVSAKPMRLQVQAVGSRVNHYYDRPWAAGEERRSRLVIIGEKGINREKIEQMLAA; from the coding sequence ATGAGCACCCTTCTGGACCGCGTTCCCTGCACCATCGTCACCGGCTTTCTGGGGGCCGGAAAAACCACGCTGCTGCGCGGCCTTCTCGAAAAGCTGGATGGCAAGCGGCTTGCCATCATCGTCAATGAATTCGGCGATATCGGCATCGATGGCGAAATTCTCAAGGGCTGCGGCATTGAAAGCTGCCCGGAAGAAAACATCGTTGAACTGGCCAATGGCTGCATCTGCTGCACGGTGGCGGATGATTTCCAGCCCGCTATCGAACAAATCCTCAGCCGCCAGCCGAAGGTGGAGCATATCCTCATCGAAACGTCCGGCCTCGCACTGCCGAAGCCGCTGGTGCAGGCCTTCCAGTGGCCGGCGATCAAGAGCCGCGTGACAGTGGATGCCGTGGTGGCCGTGGTGGATGGCGCAGCCCTTGCCGAGGGACAGGTTGCCCACGACATGGAAGCACTTGCCGCCCAGCGGGCCAATGACGAGGCGCTCGATCACGATGATCCGGTAGAGGAAGTTTTCGAGGATCAGGTCGCCTGCGCCGATCTCATCGTGCTGACCAAGGCTGATCTTCTCGATGATGCCGGTCTCGAGAAGGCGAAGGCTCATGTGCTCGAACATCTGCCGAGGGCGGCGAAGATTGTCGTCGCGTCGAATGGCGCCATTGATCCCGCCGTGCTGATCGGCCTTGGCCTTGCGGTGGAAGAGGATATCGAAAACCGCCGTACCCATCACGATGGCGCGTTCGACCATGAACACGACGATTTCGACAGCTTCGTCATCGACCTGCCGGCCGTGAGTGACCCGGAGGCGCTGGCAGCCCGCATCGCCGAGACGGCGGCTGCGGAAAATGTCCTGCGCATCAAGGGTTTCATCGAAGTTTCCGCAAAGCCGATGCGCCTGCAGGTGCAGGCTGTCGGCAGCCGCGTCAATCACTATTATGATCGCCCATGGGCGGCGGGTGAAGAACGCCGCAGCCGGCTCGTTATCATTGGTGAAAAGGGCATCAACCGCGAAAAGATCGAGCAGATGCTGGCAGCCTGA
- a CDS encoding DUF1636 family protein produces the protein MDISATSSCAGGDTQADTASGVVVFVCRSCRDEADPNAEPRAGLRLAEAVIAKAEASGVVVRSVSCLANCKRSLSAVLRGADGWSYVFGGLTPNDAEDLLTGAHMLAASADGLMPWRGRPEPLKRGMVARIPPFNFTEERS, from the coding sequence TTGGATATTTCAGCGACATCTTCATGTGCAGGCGGAGACACGCAGGCTGACACGGCCTCCGGTGTGGTGGTCTTCGTTTGCCGAAGCTGTCGCGATGAAGCCGATCCCAATGCCGAACCACGCGCCGGTTTGCGTCTCGCCGAAGCCGTCATCGCGAAGGCGGAAGCATCCGGTGTCGTTGTTCGCTCCGTCAGTTGCCTTGCCAATTGCAAGCGCAGCCTCAGCGCCGTGCTTCGTGGCGCCGACGGCTGGTCCTATGTGTTTGGCGGGCTGACGCCCAATGACGCGGAAGACCTGCTGACAGGCGCGCATATGCTGGCCGCCTCCGCAGACGGCCTGATGCCCTGGCGCGGCCGCCCCGAACCATTGAAGCGCGGCATGGTGGCGCGCATTCCCCCATTCAATTTTACCGAGGAGAGATCATGA
- the cobO gene encoding cob(I)yrinic acid a,c-diamide adenosyltransferase, with protein sequence MTRDISDNEAERHRQKMVNRKTVQDAEVAAKTIEKGLLMINTGPGKGKSTAAFGLALRMLGTGRRVGVVQFIKGAWSTGEQQALTLFGDKVVWRTMGEGFTWDTQDLKRDVAAATKAWEEAKVLMADETIGLLILDELNIALRYDYLPLEEVVETLSSRRPDLHVIVTGRNAKQPLIDAADMVTDMTLVKHHFKAGVKAQAGIEF encoded by the coding sequence ATGACGCGCGACATCAGCGATAACGAAGCCGAACGCCACCGGCAGAAAATGGTCAACCGCAAGACGGTTCAGGATGCCGAAGTTGCGGCAAAGACCATCGAAAAAGGTCTGCTGATGATCAATACCGGCCCGGGCAAAGGCAAGTCCACGGCGGCCTTCGGCCTTGCTTTGCGCATGCTCGGCACCGGGCGGCGGGTCGGCGTCGTGCAGTTCATCAAGGGCGCATGGTCGACGGGCGAACAACAGGCTCTGACGCTTTTCGGCGACAAGGTTGTCTGGCGCACCATGGGCGAGGGTTTCACGTGGGACACGCAGGATCTGAAACGCGATGTTGCCGCAGCCACAAAGGCCTGGGAAGAAGCCAAGGTCCTGATGGCCGACGAAACCATCGGCCTCCTGATCCTCGACGAACTGAACATCGCGCTACGTTACGACTACCTGCCGCTGGAAGAGGTCGTTGAAACCCTGTCCAGTCGCAGGCCCGATCTGCATGTCATCGTCACCGGCCGCAATGCCAAGCAACCGCTGATCGACGCTGCCGACATGGTGACGGATATGACCCTGGTGAAACACCACTTCAAGGCGGGCGTGAAGGCGCAGGCCGGGATAGAATTCTGA
- a CDS encoding cobyric acid synthase, with amino-acid sequence MTARVLMFQGTGSDVGKSLMVAGLARAFTRRGLSVMPFKPQNMSNNAAVTADGGEIGRAQALQARAAGVPLSVHMNPVLLKPQSETGAQVVVQGKIFGNAKAADYQHMKAGLMPRVLESFEHLKQQADLVLVEGAGSASEINLRANDIANMGFARAADAPVILIGDIDRGGVIASLVGTKAVLESDDAAMIAGFIVNRFRGDPTLFSDGMRMIAEKTGWASIGLLPHFSDAAKLPAEDALGLSGPGQQKPGAKIRIAVPILPHISNFDDLDPLDMEPDVELIRIRPGETIPPDCRLVLLCGSKSTIADLAVLKNAGLDIDIKAHARRGGYVLGLCGGYQMLGKTVADPDGIEGPPGTVSGLGLLDVDTVLTGYKRLVSVRGRSFDGIDLSGYEMHVGETTSTTDRQRFSMIEGHADGAISPDGRVFGTYIHGLFADNHQRSAWLRRLGGQRSELNYDAQVEAVLDRLAAHMEQHLDLDRLLAIAR; translated from the coding sequence ATGACCGCACGGGTGCTGATGTTTCAGGGAACCGGCTCGGACGTCGGCAAATCGCTGATGGTGGCCGGCCTTGCCCGGGCATTCACCCGGCGCGGCCTGTCGGTGATGCCGTTCAAACCGCAGAACATGTCTAACAACGCGGCGGTAACCGCCGATGGCGGCGAGATCGGCCGTGCCCAGGCGCTGCAGGCGCGGGCGGCGGGTGTACCACTCTCCGTTCACATGAACCCGGTACTCCTGAAACCCCAGAGCGAGACCGGCGCACAGGTGGTGGTGCAGGGCAAGATCTTCGGCAATGCCAAAGCTGCGGATTATCAGCACATGAAGGCCGGGCTGATGCCGCGTGTGCTGGAAAGCTTTGAGCACCTGAAACAACAGGCCGATCTGGTGCTGGTGGAGGGGGCGGGCAGCGCGTCTGAAATCAACCTGCGCGCCAATGATATCGCCAATATGGGTTTCGCCCGCGCAGCCGACGCTCCCGTCATCCTGATCGGTGATATCGACCGTGGCGGCGTCATCGCCAGCCTCGTCGGTACCAAAGCCGTACTCGAAAGCGATGACGCGGCAATGATAGCGGGCTTCATCGTCAACCGCTTTCGCGGCGATCCCACATTGTTTTCCGACGGCATGCGGATGATCGCGGAAAAAACCGGCTGGGCCTCCATCGGGCTTCTGCCGCATTTTTCCGATGCCGCGAAATTGCCAGCAGAGGATGCGCTCGGTCTTTCCGGCCCTGGCCAGCAGAAACCGGGCGCAAAAATCCGCATCGCGGTGCCAATCCTGCCGCATATCTCCAATTTCGACGATCTCGATCCCCTCGACATGGAACCGGATGTGGAACTGATCCGCATACGGCCGGGCGAGACAATTCCCCCCGACTGCCGGCTGGTGCTGCTTTGTGGTTCGAAATCCACCATCGCCGATCTCGCAGTGCTGAAAAACGCGGGCCTCGATATCGATATCAAGGCCCATGCCCGGCGCGGTGGCTATGTTCTCGGCCTCTGCGGCGGATACCAGATGCTCGGCAAAACCGTTGCCGATCCTGACGGCATAGAAGGACCGCCGGGAACGGTATCAGGGCTTGGCCTGCTGGATGTCGATACGGTTTTGACCGGCTACAAGCGGCTGGTTTCCGTGCGTGGCAGGAGTTTCGACGGAATTGATTTATCCGGCTATGAAATGCATGTTGGCGAAACGACGAGTACTACGGATCGCCAGCGGTTTTCGATGATCGAAGGACATGCCGATGGCGCCATTTCGCCTGACGGCCGCGTCTTCGGCACCTATATTCACGGTCTTTTCGCAGATAACCACCAGCGCAGCGCCTGGCTGAGGCGGCTTGGCGGGCAGCGTTCGGAACTGAATTATGATGCGCAGGTGGAGGCCGTCCTCGACCGTCTTGCCGCGCATATGGAGCAGCATCTCGATCTCGACAGGCTGCTTGCTATAGCGCGATGA
- the cbiB gene encoding adenosylcobinamide-phosphate synthase CbiB — protein MFFALAFLSLVIERLTGYPDWLFNRIGHPVTWVGSLIALLDKKWNRESASFSQRKAAGVAALAVFAGLTVILAWFVQSFLLLLPFGLLAVAILGASLPAQKSLEQHVEAVATALEREGVEGGRKAVSMIVGRDPQKLDEAAICRAAIESLAENFSDGIVAPALWLGALGLPGGAAYKAINTADSMIGHRSPRHEAFGWASARLDDLVNLPASRLSGGLFVIAAFFVKGASPRGAIAAIRRDARHHRSPNAGWPEAALAGALGFALAGPRSYGGQMIEARFMGEGGRATLVAGDIRTALRLARIADGLLIGLFGLLAILIAL, from the coding sequence ATGTTCTTTGCTCTCGCTTTCCTGTCACTCGTGATCGAACGCCTGACCGGTTATCCGGACTGGCTGTTCAACCGTATCGGCCACCCCGTCACGTGGGTCGGTTCGCTTATCGCGCTGCTGGACAAAAAATGGAACCGGGAGAGCGCGTCATTTTCGCAGCGTAAAGCGGCGGGCGTGGCGGCACTGGCTGTTTTTGCCGGTCTCACCGTCATTCTTGCATGGTTTGTGCAATCGTTTCTGCTTCTCCTGCCCTTCGGCCTGTTGGCTGTTGCAATCCTCGGCGCTTCTCTTCCGGCTCAGAAAAGTCTGGAGCAGCATGTGGAAGCTGTCGCCACCGCTCTGGAGCGCGAAGGGGTGGAAGGTGGCCGCAAGGCGGTATCGATGATCGTTGGTCGTGATCCGCAAAAGCTGGACGAGGCGGCTATCTGTCGGGCGGCGATTGAAAGTCTGGCCGAGAATTTTTCCGATGGCATCGTCGCCCCCGCCCTGTGGCTCGGCGCACTGGGCCTGCCGGGCGGTGCGGCTTACAAGGCGATCAATACGGCTGACAGCATGATCGGCCATCGTTCGCCACGCCATGAAGCCTTTGGTTGGGCCTCGGCCCGGCTGGACGATCTGGTCAATCTGCCCGCCTCAAGATTAAGCGGCGGCCTTTTCGTCATTGCCGCGTTTTTCGTGAAAGGCGCTTCTCCGCGAGGGGCAATCGCCGCAATCCGTCGCGATGCGCGACACCACCGTTCTCCCAATGCCGGCTGGCCGGAGGCGGCGCTGGCCGGTGCTCTTGGCTTTGCGCTGGCTGGCCCGCGCTCCTATGGCGGGCAGATGATCGAGGCGCGTTTCATGGGCGAAGGCGGAAGAGCGACGCTGGTTGCCGGCGATATTCGCACGGCGCTTCGGTTGGCGAGGATCGCCGACGGGTTGCTGATCGGCCTGTTCGGGCTTCTGGCAATCCTCATCGCGCTATAG
- the cobD gene encoding threonine-phosphate decarboxylase CobD, protein MGETVPEKAQGAIRHGGNLGKARLMFPEAPEPWIDLSTGINPHSYPHSPVPASAFARLPEPGAAEELKQLAAAHFGAPSASHITLSPGTQMLMPLLAQIALSRGAKSGAVLSPAYAEHARTARMAGLIVTEVENLGDLSAHDYAVVVNPNNPDGRVTDRDALLSFADSMRGKGGLLVVDEAFVEAGGAESLANAADHDALVVLRSFGKFYGMAGVRLGFAIAHPDTTAALDARLGPWAVSGPALHIATEALADEEWQSSMRLQLAKEALRMNDLLKKAGLEIAGGTSLFTLVRDKRATALFDHLGKRGILVRVFDERPSDIRFGLPGSEAEWQRLEAALLSFNHASKV, encoded by the coding sequence ATGGGCGAGACAGTACCAGAAAAGGCTCAAGGAGCGATCCGTCACGGCGGCAATCTCGGCAAGGCGCGGCTGATGTTCCCTGAAGCGCCTGAACCTTGGATCGACCTTTCGACCGGGATCAATCCGCACTCCTATCCGCATTCGCCCGTTCCCGCCAGCGCATTTGCCCGCCTGCCGGAACCTGGTGCCGCCGAGGAGTTGAAGCAACTGGCAGCAGCCCATTTTGGCGCGCCGTCCGCCTCGCATATCACGCTTTCACCTGGCACCCAGATGCTGATGCCGTTGCTGGCTCAAATCGCGCTTTCCCGTGGGGCAAAAAGCGGGGCCGTGCTTTCTCCCGCTTATGCGGAACACGCCCGCACCGCGCGCATGGCCGGACTGATTGTGACGGAAGTTGAAAATCTTGGCGACCTGTCGGCTCACGATTACGCGGTGGTGGTCAATCCCAACAATCCCGATGGCCGCGTCACGGATCGAGATGCTTTGCTGTCTTTCGCCGATTCGATGCGCGGTAAAGGCGGCCTGCTCGTTGTGGACGAAGCCTTTGTCGAAGCAGGAGGGGCGGAAAGTCTCGCAAATGCTGCGGATCACGATGCGCTGGTTGTGCTTCGATCTTTCGGCAAATTTTATGGCATGGCGGGCGTGCGGCTCGGTTTCGCGATTGCGCATCCTGATACCACCGCCGCACTGGATGCGAGGCTCGGACCCTGGGCAGTTTCCGGCCCGGCACTGCATATTGCGACCGAAGCTTTGGCAGACGAGGAATGGCAATCATCCATGCGCCTCCAGCTCGCGAAAGAAGCCCTACGCATGAATGACCTGCTGAAAAAAGCGGGGCTGGAAATCGCCGGCGGCACGTCTCTCTTCACGCTGGTCCGGGACAAGCGCGCCACAGCACTGTTCGACCATCTTGGCAAGCGCGGCATTCTGGTCCGCGTCTTCGATGAAAGGCCGAGCGATATTCGTTTCGGCCTCCCCGGCAGCGAAGCCGAGTGGCAGCGCCTGGAAGCGGCGCTGCTCTCTTTCAATCATGCCTCGAAAGTGTAG
- a CDS encoding L-fuconate dehydratase — MTKITDLRVFDLRFPTSQSLDGSDAMNPDPDYSAAYVILDTDEPGLKGHGLTFTIGRGNDICCMAIEAMRHLVVGTDLATVTENPGKYWRHLTSDSQLRWIGPDKGAMHLATGAVVNAVWDLLAKKAGKPVWQLVADMSAEEIADIVDYRYLTDVLTRDDALAILKKAESGKKERIETLKNEGYACYTTSAGWLGYDDAKLRRLCQEAIDAGFNHVKMKVGRDLEDDIRRLTIAREVIGPDRYLMIDANQVWEVDQAIEWVNKLAFSKPFFIEEPTSPDDVAGHRKIRAAIGSVKVATGEMCQNRIMFKQFIAEGAIDVVQIDSCRMGGLNEVLAVLLIAAKYNLPVWPHAGGVGLCEYVQHLSMIDYLVVSGTKEGRVIEYVDHLHEHFIEPCDIRNAAYMPPKLPGFSIEMKPESIETYTFEA, encoded by the coding sequence ATGACCAAAATTACAGATCTGCGTGTTTTCGACCTGCGTTTTCCGACCTCCCAGAGCCTTGACGGTTCGGATGCGATGAACCCCGACCCGGATTATTCGGCGGCTTATGTCATTCTCGATACCGATGAGCCGGGCCTTAAGGGCCACGGGCTGACCTTCACCATCGGTCGCGGCAATGACATTTGCTGCATGGCCATCGAAGCGATGCGGCATCTGGTGGTCGGCACCGATCTCGCCACCGTCACCGAGAACCCCGGCAAATATTGGCGGCATCTGACGAGCGACAGCCAGCTGCGCTGGATCGGCCCGGACAAGGGGGCGATGCATCTCGCCACCGGTGCCGTCGTCAATGCGGTCTGGGACCTGCTGGCGAAGAAGGCGGGCAAGCCGGTGTGGCAGCTTGTTGCCGATATGAGCGCGGAAGAAATCGCCGATATCGTCGATTATCGTTATCTGACCGATGTGTTGACCCGCGACGATGCGCTTGCGATCCTCAAAAAGGCCGAGAGTGGCAAGAAGGAGCGTATTGAGACGCTGAAGAACGAGGGTTATGCCTGCTACACGACGTCAGCCGGCTGGCTCGGTTATGACGACGCCAAGCTGCGCCGTCTTTGCCAGGAAGCCATCGATGCCGGTTTCAACCATGTGAAGATGAAGGTTGGCCGTGATCTGGAGGATGATATTCGCCGTCTCACCATCGCCCGTGAGGTGATTGGCCCCGACCGTTACCTGATGATCGATGCCAATCAGGTGTGGGAAGTCGATCAGGCAATCGAGTGGGTGAATAAGCTCGCCTTTTCCAAGCCCTTCTTCATTGAAGAACCGACCAGCCCGGATGATGTCGCCGGCCATCGCAAGATTCGCGCAGCCATCGGTTCCGTGAAGGTGGCGACGGGCGAAATGTGCCAGAACCGCATCATGTTCAAGCAGTTCATCGCTGAAGGCGCGATCGATGTGGTGCAGATCGACAGTTGCCGTATGGGTGGCCTCAACGAAGTGCTGGCGGTGCTGCTGATTGCCGCCAAATATAATCTGCCGGTCTGGCCGCATGCCGGTGGCGTCGGCCTTTGTGAATATGTGCAGCACCTGTCGATGATTGACTATCTGGTGGTTTCAGGCACCAAGGAAGGCCGCGTCATCGAATATGTGGATCACCTGCACGAGCATTTCATCGAGCCTTGCGATATCAGAAACGCCGCTTACATGCCGCCGAAACTGCCGGGCTTCTCCATCGAAATGAAGCCGGAGTCGATTGAAACCTACACTTTCGAGGCATGA
- a CDS encoding L-rhamnose mutarotase, with amino-acid sequence MQRMGMVIGVKPEMIAEYKRLHAAVWPEVLALISDSNIRNYTIFLREPENLLFGYWEYHGTDFSADMAKIAASPKNQEWWSFTIPCQQPLESRKQDEWWAMMEETFHHD; translated from the coding sequence ATGCAGCGGATGGGCATGGTCATAGGCGTCAAACCTGAGATGATCGCGGAATATAAAAGGCTGCACGCTGCCGTCTGGCCGGAAGTTCTGGCGCTCATCAGCGACAGCAACATTCGCAACTATACGATCTTCCTGCGCGAACCGGAAAATCTGCTGTTCGGTTATTGGGAATATCACGGCACGGATTTCAGTGCCGATATGGCGAAGATAGCCGCAAGCCCCAAGAACCAGGAATGGTGGTCTTTTACCATTCCCTGCCAGCAACCGCTCGAAAGCCGCAAGCAAGACGAGTGGTGGGCGATGATGGAAGAAACCTTTCACCACGATTGA
- a CDS encoding mannitol dehydrogenase family protein yields MTADTPILQFGTSRFLLAHADLFVSQALDKGEALGHITIVQTTGNAESLKRVAALNSGAPYPVRIRGIRDGQEVDEEIPGKAVARALTAATDWAEVRRLACVAEVILSNTGDRGYELDSADGPGLAADFTVVPKSFPAKLCMLLLERFQRNPEAPLSIFPCELVPRNGESLQQVIRQVADEWQLPAGFAFYLNEKCRFANSLVDRIVSEPIDPVGAVAEPYALWAIERQEGLVLPCTHPAIVLTDDLDHYEKLKLFLLNLGHSYLAERWMQDARAKDETVRQAMGDDALVTDLETLWRDEVLPVFAAEGMGDEAEVYIGVLRERLRNPFLAHRLADIAGNHDEKKRRRFIPIIAAAERLGLNLPQHRLRAALATIKQ; encoded by the coding sequence TGGATAAAGGCGAGGCTCTTGGACATATTACTATTGTCCAGACGACCGGCAATGCGGAAAGCCTGAAGCGTGTTGCCGCACTGAATAGCGGTGCCCCCTACCCTGTGCGCATTCGCGGTATCCGCGATGGGCAGGAAGTGGACGAGGAAATTCCTGGCAAGGCTGTCGCACGCGCGCTGACCGCCGCAACCGACTGGGCCGAAGTGCGGCGTCTCGCCTGCGTGGCCGAGGTCATTTTGTCCAATACGGGTGATCGTGGTTATGAGCTGGATTCCGCTGACGGGCCTGGCCTTGCGGCCGATTTCACGGTGGTGCCGAAAAGCTTTCCTGCCAAGCTCTGCATGTTGCTGTTGGAGCGTTTTCAGCGCAATCCGGAAGCGCCTTTGTCGATCTTCCCCTGCGAGCTTGTGCCGCGCAATGGCGAAAGTCTGCAGCAAGTCATTCGCCAGGTTGCAGACGAGTGGCAGCTGCCGGCGGGGTTTGCCTTTTATCTCAACGAGAAATGCCGTTTCGCCAATAGTCTGGTCGATCGCATCGTCTCCGAGCCGATCGATCCTGTTGGTGCGGTGGCGGAACCCTATGCGCTTTGGGCAATCGAGAGGCAGGAAGGGCTCGTTCTGCCATGCACGCACCCTGCGATCGTGCTGACGGATGATCTCGACCATTACGAAAAGCTGAAGCTCTTTCTGCTCAATCTCGGGCACTCCTATCTGGCCGAGCGCTGGATGCAGGATGCCCGCGCGAAGGATGAGACCGTTCGTCAGGCGATGGGCGACGACGCTCTCGTTACGGATCTGGAAACACTGTGGCGGGATGAGGTTCTGCCGGTCTTTGCTGCCGAAGGCATGGGAGATGAGGCTGAGGTCTATATCGGCGTGCTGCGCGAACGTCTGCGCAATCCTTTTCTCGCGCATCGGCTGGCCGATATCGCCGGTAACCACGATGAAAAGAAGCGTCGTCGATTCATCCCGATCATCGCTGCTGCAGAACGGCTGGGATTGAACCTGCCGCAACACCGGCTGCGCGCAGCACTCGCCACCATAAAGCAATAA